One window of the Bradysia coprophila strain Holo2 chromosome X unlocalized genomic scaffold, BU_Bcop_v1 contig_26, whole genome shotgun sequence genome contains the following:
- the LOC119069129 gene encoding kelch-like ECH-associated protein 1B — MGTNTFSYDSFGDQQATKEDTGDMSFCMSNYPKDAMKMMSMMRSHHMLTDVVLEVQKELFHAHKVILSAASPYFKAMFTGGLKECEMSRVKLEGVCPSAMGRILYFMYSGRIRVTELSVCQLLPAATMFQVTNVIDACCAFLERQLDPTNAIGIANFAEQHGCTDLKQKGNQFIERHFTQICQEEEFLQLTAIQLIQLIRKDELNVQEEREVYNAVLKWVRYDEDSRYPKMEHILYAVRCQFLTPNFLKEQMSNCEVLKKAPACREYLARIFKDLTLHKKSVVKVRTPNTPRMIFISGGYFLHSLDLLEGYNVDEKTWTTLPRLRVPRSGLGAAFLKGTFYAVGGRNNSPGSSYDSDWVDKYNPITEQWRPCAPMSVPRNRVGVAVMDEFLYAVGGSAGSEYHNTVEYYDPEEDRWTLIQPMHSKRLGVGVAVVNRLLYVIGGFDGRDRLASVECYHPENNEWSMVAPLNVGRSGSGVAALNQYIFVVGGFDGTRQLASVERYDTENNVWTMVAPIKVPRSALSLTVLDEKLYAMGGFDGHNFVAIVEVYDSKLNKWEEGTPLTSGRSGHASAVIYQPSCASTSVNGTDMPFANSQDPSPSSPDEQMQDGSSLSENSMDVESSASSGSTSQTYGRQNSCVFQRLFGFLSSLNACHPPDTPINTISNISNIQSELYLVNIFKFLWTTDLSNFAIVKFGHNVLMKFLCKVKKKNDLTTSSLLSGPVNTLFINDIQPS; from the exons ATGGGTACAAATACATTCTCTTACGATTCGTTTGGCGATCAGCAAGCGACTAAAGAAGACACTGGTGACATGTCATTCTGTATGTCCAACTATCCCAAAGATGCAATGAAAATGATGTCGATGATGAGATCTCATCATATGCTGACCGATGTTGTGCTCGAAGTACAGAAGGAATTGTTTCACGCTCACAAGGTTATACTGTCAGCAGCAAGCCCGTATTTTAAGGCAATGTTTACCGGCGGACTGAAGGAATGTGAGATGTCGCGTGTTAAACTGGAAGGG GTATGTCCGTCGGCAATGGGacgaattttgtattttatgtatTCGGGACGGATTCGCGTCACCGAATTGTCTGTGTGCCAATTATTACCCGCAGCCACAATGTTCCAAGTTACAAACGTTATCGACGCCTGTTGTGCATTCCTGGAACGTCAATTAGATCCGACCAATGCCATTGGCATCGCTAATTTCGCCGAACAGCATGGATGTACTGATTTGAAGCAGAAAGGAAACCAATTCATCGAACGTCACTTCACGCAAATATGTCAAGAGGAGGAATTTCTTCAATTGACTGCCATTCAGCTGATACAACTGATACGAAAGGATGAGTTAAATGTTCAAGAGGAACGTGAAGTGTACAATGCGGTGCTGAAATGGGTTCGGTATGATGAGGACAGTCGCTATCCGAAAATGGAACACATTCTGTATGCGGTACGATGTCAGTTTCTTACACCGAATTTCCTGAAAGAGCAGATGAGCAACTGTGAAGTGCTGAAGAAGGCTCCAGCTTGTCGTGAATATTTGGCTCgaatttttaaggatttaACTTTGCACAAGAAATCTGTTGTGAAAGTGCGTACACCAAATACACCACGGATGATATTCATTTCGGGTGGCTATTTTCTTCATTCGTTAGATTTACTAGAGGGATACAATGTGGATGAAAAGACGTGGACAACATTGCCACGGTTAAGGGTACCAAGATCGGGCTTGGGTGCAGCCTTTCTGAAGGGAACATTTTACGCAGTTGGCGGCAGAAACAATTCACCTGGCTCATCGTATGATTCCGATTGGGTTGATAA ATACAATCCGATTACGGAACAATGGCGACCTTGTGCACCGATGTCAGTGCCTCGCAATCGAGTCGGTGTTGCTGTTATGGACGAATTTCTATACGCTGTTGGTGGTTCAGCTGGATCAGAGTACCACAACACCGTTGAATA CTACGACCCGGAAGAAGATCGTTGGACACTCATTCAACCCATGCATTCCAAAAGGCTAGGTGTCGGTGTGGCAGTTGTGAACCGGCTTCTCTATGTCATTGGCGGATTCGATGGAAGGGATCGATTAGCGTCAGTAGAATGTTACCATCCAGAAAACAACGAATGGTCAATGGTAGCCCCATTGAATGTCGGCCGAAGTGGATCGG GTGTGGCAGCGCTGAATCAGTATATCTTTGTGGTCGGTGGATTCGACGGTACAAGGCAATTGGCATCGGTTGAGCGATATGACACGGAAAATAATGTTTGGACTATGGTAGCACCGATTAAAGTGCCGCGCAGTGCCCTATCACTAACGGTACTCGACGAAAAACTCTATGCCATGGGCGGCTTCGACGGTCACAATTTCGTGGCGATTGTGGAAGTGTACGATTCCAAGTTGAATAAATGGGAGGAGGGAACACCGCTCACTTCTGGACGATCCGGACACGCATCGGCCGTCATTTATCAACCATCATGTGCTTCCACATCCGTGAACGGAACCGATATGCCATTTGCCAACAGTCAGGATCCATCGCCATCTTCACCCGACGAACAGATGCAAGACGGCAGTAGTTTGTCCGAAAATTCGATGGACGTTGAATCAAGCGCTAGTAGTGGTTCGACATCACAGACGTACGGGCGACAGAATTCGTGTGTTTTTCAGAGATTGTTCGgctttttgtcgtcgttaaaCGCCTGTCATCCGCCAGACACTCCAATCAATACCATTTCCAATATATCCAACATTCAAAGTGAACTTTatcttgtaaatatttttaaatttttatggaCCACtgacttaagtaattttgcgATTGTTAAATTCGGACACAACGTGCTAATGAAATTTCTGTGCAaagtcaaaaagaaaaatgactTGACAACATCGTCGTTGCTGTCCGGACCTGTAAATACACTATTTATCAATGATATACAGCCTAGCTAA
- the LOC119069133 gene encoding mitochondrial amidoxime-reducing component 1-like, which yields MIGISGFVAFLQRDSISPNHLKSLVVVFGIASIGVASYFYRKWLANRPPKSWRLVGEIGEIFCYPIKSCAPMRITNNIECTKLGLQNGVLRERVFVIVTKSYTTLSAQPKLLLIQPNITGETLILSAPSMPDFHLNISQLYQTEQAITHAQHPSGTIDCGAEVAVWLSKFISGNEEGNRLVFYPDNDSIRNDRNERLKLESTGLVQLPNEFQGFMMLNAESVNDLNTRIEEPVVPLIFRPNFVVNGASAYDEDNWKWVRIGDNLTFKYTGPCLRCYVVTMDPTKGVLNKGQEPLKTLKSYRCVDTCKSPVMGMYLLLMSNGGSVRSGDAVYVGCDE from the exons ATGATCGGAATATCTGGATTCGTTGCATTTCTTCAGAGAG ACTCCATATCACCGAATCACCTGAAGAGTCTGGTAGTAGTTTTCGGAATAGCCAGCATTGGAGTGGCATCATACTTTTATCGCAAATGGCTGGCTAACAGACCACCGAAAtc ATGGCGGTTGGTAGGTGAAATAGGAGAGATATTTTGTTATCCGATAAAGTCTTGTGCACCGATGCGAATAACGAATAACATTGAATGCACCAAGCTAGGCCTTCAAAATGGTGTCTTGAGAGAAAG AGTATTTGTTATCGTCACTAAAAGCTATACAACACTGTCAGCCCAACCGAAACTGCTCCTCATTCAACCGAATATCACCGGCGAAACTTTAATATTATCAGCACCTTCGATGCccgattttcatttgaatatcTCCCAGTTATATCAAACCGAACAGGCAATTACGCACGCCCAGCATCCCAGTGGAACCATTGACTGTGGAGCAGAAGTAGCGGTGTGGCTCTCGAAATTTATAAGCGGAAATGAGGAAGGCAATCGACTAGTCTTTTATCCAGACAACGACTCAATTCGGAACGACAGAAACGAACGGTTGAAACTCGAATCGACTGGACTCGTT CAATTGCCGAACGAATTTCAAGGTTTCATGATGCTCAATGCAGAGTCCGTTAACGATCTGAACACACGTATCGAAGAGCCCGTCGTACCGTTAATATTTCGACCGAATTTCGTGGTCAACGGTGCGTCGGCCTACGATGAAGACAATTGGAAATGGGTTCGCATTGGCGATAATCTTACTTTCAAATATACAGGACCTTGTTTGAG ATGCTATGTTGTTACAATGGATCCGACAAAGGGAGTACTGAACAAGGGACAAGAACCGCTGAAAACGCTGAAATCATATCGATGCGTTGACACATGCAAATCACCCGTAATGGGAATGTATTTACTGTTAATGTCGAACGGTGGCAGTGTCAGAAGTGGCGATGCCGTTTACGTGGGATGTGATGAATAA
- the LOC119069134 gene encoding 4-hydroxybutyrate coenzyme A transferase: MLSVRNKLLFGLKSYPNLTPCLVKTFYSYSPEPSQPLNREPAIVSPEEAVKCIKSGNTVFMQGAAATPTILVKAMAEHGRNANLRDVKICAMHTEGLAEYTDPALEKVFRSTSFFMGGNVRKAVAEGRADCVPIFLHEIPQLFHKKIYCPDVALISVSPPDQHGYCSLGTSVDCVRAALMHSKCIVAQINKQMPRTFGDSIIHQSHFDFATCIDEPLPAHGHKQQTEQETKIGQLIAENLVEDGATLQMGIGNIPDAVLTALHNHKDLGIHSEMFADGVVDLVKNGCVTNAKKTIHKGRIVGSFLIGSKKLYDFVDNNPFIEMLDIAYVNNVGIIAKNPKMTAINSALEVDLTGQVNADSIGTRMYSGFGGQVDFIRGAAEGFDGKGKPIIAIPSVTKRNESKIVPTLKTGAGVVTSRAHVHYVVTEHGIAYLFGKSIRQRAHALIQIAHPDHREALEKAAFERLKCMPSP; this comes from the exons atgctATCGGTTCGTAATAAATTGCTATTTGGATTGAAATCCTATCCAAATTTGACACCGTGTcttgtgaaaacattttactcatattcaCCGGAACCGTCTCAGCCACTCAACCGAGAACCGGCAATAGTGTCGCCAGAGGAAGCTGTTAAATGCATTAAATCAG GCAATACAGTCTTCATGCAGGGCGCAGCTGCCACTCCGACTATTCTAGTTAAGGCAATGGCAGAACATGGCCGAAATGCCAACTTACGTGATGTTAAGATTTGTGCTATGCACACAGAAGGTTTGGCTGAATATACCGATCCAGCtctggaaaaagtttttcgttcCACGTCCTTTTTCATGGGCGGTAACGTTCGAAAGGCGGTAGCAGAAGGTCGTGCCGATTGTGTTCCAATATTTCTTCATGAAATCCCTCAATTGTTCCACAAAAAGATTTATTGTCCGGATGTGGCTCTCATATCT GTATCACCGCCGGATCAACATGGCTATTGCTCTTTAGGCACAAGTGTTGATTGTGTTCGTGCAGCTTTGATGCACTCGAAATGTATTGTTG CTCAAATTAACAAACAAATGCCACGCACATTTGGTGATTCAATCATTCATCAATCTCACTTTGATTTCGCCACCTGCATCGACGAGCCGCTGCCTGCACATGGCCACAAGCAACAAACTGAACAAGAAACGAAAATCGGCCAACTCATAGCAGAGAATTTGGTCGAGGATGGAGCCACATTGCAGATGGGCATTGGAAACATTCCGGATGCTGTTCTGACCGCTTTGCACAATCATAAGGACTTGGGCATTCATTCGGAGATGTTTGCTGACGGTGTTGTGGATCTGGTGAAGAATGGATGCGTTACGAATGCTAAGAAGACCATTCACAAGGGACGTATTGttggttcatttttgattggATCGAAGAAACTCTACGATTTTGTCGACAACAATCCGTTCATTG AAATGCTGGACATTGCATACGTGAATAATGTCGGTATTATTGCGAAAAATCCTAAAATGACTGCCATCAATTCAGCTTTGGAAGTTG ACTTAACGGGACAAGTAAACGCCGACTCGATTGGAACAAGAATGTACTCCGGATTTGGCGGACAGGTTGATTTTATTCGAGGTGCCGCAGAAGGCTTTGACGGCAAAGGAAAACCAATCATTGCCATTCCATCAGTTACGAAGAGGAACGAATCGAAAATTGTGCCCACACTGAAAACCG GCGCTGGTGTCGTAACATCGAGAGCCCATGTCCATTATGTCGTCACGGAGCATGGCATTGCGTACCTGTTCGGAAAATCGATTCGACAACGTGCCCACGCACTTATTCAAATCGCACATCCCGATCATCGCGAGGCCTTAGAGAAGGCTGCATTTGAAAGATTAAAATGTATGCCATCTccttaa